From Triticum urartu cultivar G1812 chromosome 2, Tu2.1, whole genome shotgun sequence, a single genomic window includes:
- the LOC125539320 gene encoding replication factor C subunit 4 yields the protein MAASSSAAAPADTYDIPWVEKYRPSRVADVVGNADAVSRLEVIARDGNMPNLILSGPPGTGKTTSILALAHEMLGPSYREGVLELNASDDRGLDVVRNKIKMFAQKKVTLPPGRHKIVILDEADSMTTGAQQALRRTMEIYSNTTRFALACNTSSKIIEPIQSRCAIVRFSRLSDQEILGRLMIVVAAEKVPYVPEGLEAIIFTADGDMRQALNNLQATVSGFRFVNQENVFKVCDQPHPLHVKSMVKNVLDGKFDEACSGLKQLYDLGYSPTDIITTLFRVIKNYDMAEFLKLELLKETGFAHMRICDGVGSFLQLSGLLAKFALVRETAKA from the exons atggccgcctcctcctccgccgccgcccccgccgacACGTACGACATCCCGTGGGTGGAGAAGTACCGCCCCAGCCGCGTCGCCGATGTCGTCGGCAACGCCGACGCCGTCAGCCGCCTCGAGGTCATCGCCCGCGACGGCAACATGCCCAACCTCATCCTCTCC GGGCCTCCGGGGACCGGGAAGACGACGAGCATCCTGGCGCTGGCCCACGAGATGCTCGGGCCCAGCTACCGCGAGGGAGTGCTCGAGCTCAACGCCTCGGACGACAG GGGGCTTGATGTGGTGAGGAACAAGATCAAGATGTTCGCGCAGAAGAAGGTCACACTGCCGCCCGGACGGCACAAGATCGTCATACTGGACGAGGCTGACAG CATGACAACAGGGGCACAGCAAGCACTGAGAAGAACCATGGAGATTTATTCCAACACCACAAGATTTGCTCTTGCCTGCAATACTTCATCTAAAATCATTGAACCCATCCAAAGTCGCTGCGCTATTGTCCGGTTCTCGAGGCTTTCAGATCAGGAGATCCTTGGCCGCCTTATGATCGTGGTTGCTGCTGAGAAG GTCCCTTATGTGCCAGAAGGTCTTGAAGCCATCATTTTTACTGCTGATGGTGACATGAGACAAGCTTTGAACAATTTGCAAGCTACAGTCAGTGGGTTCCGTTTTGTTAATCAAGAAAATGTGTTCAAG GTTTGCGATCAACCACATCCCTTGCATGTCAAGAGTATGGTGAAAAATGTACTAGATGGGAAGTTTGATGAGGCCTGCTCTGGCCTAAAGCAACTCTATGATTTGGGCTACTCTCCTACCGACATAATCACTACTCTCTTCCGTGTCATCAAGAACTATGACATGGCTGAATTTCTGAAGCTGGAGTTGCTGAAG GAAACCGGATTTGCGCACATGAGGATCTGTGACGGCGTCGGGTCATTCCTTCAGCTTTCTGGCCTTCTGGCCAAGTTTGCTCTGGTGAGAGAAACAGCAAAGGCCTAA